A region of Paralichthys olivaceus isolate ysfri-2021 chromosome 24, ASM2471397v2, whole genome shotgun sequence DNA encodes the following proteins:
- the LOC109645879 gene encoding glycerol-3-phosphate dehydrogenase 1-like protein has translation MPGKKVCIVGSGNWGSSIAKIIGHNVKASNRFDPLVNMWVFEEVMDDGRKLTEIINTDHENVRYLPGHKLPRNVVAVPDITEAVKGAKILVFVIPHQFIGKLCDQMKPHITEGTIGISLIKGVDEGPDGLKLISDIIREKLEIEVSVLMGANIASEVADEKFCETTIGAKNEANGHIFKELLQTPNFRITVVTESHTVELCGALKNIVAVGAGFCDGLGFGDNTKAAVIRLGLMEMVAFAKLFCREPVTSSTFLESCGVADLITTCYGGRNRKVAEAFVKTSKSIAELEAEMLNGQKLQGPQTSAEVYKILQKKDMVNKFPLFAAVYQICFEGKEVKEFITCLQSHPEHM, from the exons ATGCCTGGAAAGAAAGTTTGCATCGTGGGATCCGGAAACTG ggGCTCCTCCATCGCCAAGATCATTGGCCACAATGTGAAGGCCTCCAACCGCTTCGACCCCCTGGTCAACATGTGGGTGTTCGAGGAGGTGATGGACGACGGCAGGAAGCTCACAGAGATCATCAACACCGACCACGAGAACGTCAGATACCTGCCGGGTCACAAGCTGCCCAGGAATGTG GTGGCCGTCCCCGACATCACAGAGGCCGTGAAAGGAGCTAAGATCCTCGTCTTCGTCATCCCACACCAGTTCATCGGCAAACTCTGTGACCAGATGAAGCCTCACATCACCGAGGGAACCATCGGGATATCGCTCATCAAA GGTGTGGACGAAGGACCGGACGGACTGAAGCTGATCTCAGACATCATCCGAGAGAAGCTGGAGATCGAGGTCAGCGTCCTGATGGGCGCCAACATCGCCAGCGAGGTGGCAGACGAGAAGTTCTGTGAAACCACCATCG GAGCAAAAAATGAGGCAAACGGACACATCTtcaaagagctgctgcagactcCAAACTTCCGCATCACCGTGGTGACAGAGAGCCACACAGTGGAGCTGTGTGGAGCCTTAAAG AATATTGTGGCCGTAGGTGCCGGGTTCTGCGACGGTCTCGGATTCGGCGACAACACCAAAGCGGCGGTGATCCGGCTGGGTCTCATGGAGATGGTCGCCTTCGCCAAGTTGTTCTGCAGAGAACCGGTGACCTCGTCCACCTTCCTGGAGAGCTGCGGCGTGGCCGACCTCATCACCACCTGCTACGGGGGACGCAACCGCAAAGTGGCCGAGGCCTTCGTCAAAACGTCCAAG TCCATCGCTGAGCTGGAGGCAGAGATGCTGAACGGCCAGAAGCTTCAGGGTCCACAGACGTCAGCGGAGGTTTATAAGATCCTGCAGAAGAAAGACATGGTCAACAA GTTTCCTTTGTTTGCTGCCGTCTACCAGATCTGCTTCGAGGGCAAAGAGGTGAAGGAGTTCATCACCTGCCTGCAGAGCCATCCTGAGCACATGTGA
- the osbpl11 gene encoding oxysterol-binding protein-related protein 11: MQAETTAIRVPESEAGKLDVVPQNKTPSSGRASAKSWQYSDHMENVDGYLMKYTNLVTGWQYRFFVLNNEAGLLEYFVNEQSRPQKPRGMLPLAGAVISPSDEDSHTFTVNAISGEQYKLRATDAKERQHWVSRLQICTQHHTEAMGKSNPPPKSRSYSMASQGSGSSPMSARRPSQNPTLFGWSQVHKGSSLYSSKRSLLPDHLMDAREMMTQAQGQHRDLIQSIEGLPAAPGLSPLDQDLLMLKATSMATMNCLNECLHILHLQQVARQRGSLGGPTIEWLEPKLPDILKNGSSSLGSFTTGEGQLEGSHLELSSPDSCSFSGEQEDIDAEDELEDAFTDKEEDLGAVEEERSVILHLLSQLKLGMDLTRVVLPTFILEKRSLLEMYADFMSHPDLFMAITDGSSPEDRMVRFVEYYLTSFHEGRKGAIAKKPYNPIIGETFHCSWKVPKKPEAAKEPSQGGAEPPAPQDPYQVRFVAEQVSHHPPVSGFYAECQERRMCVNTHVWTKSKFMGMSIGVSMIGEGCLHLLEHDEEYTFTLPCAYARSILTVPWVELGGKVNINCVKSGYSAVITFQTKPFYGGKLHKVTGEVKHNTTNAVVCRVQGEWNGMLEFSYTSGETRVVDVTKLPVTRKLVRPVEKQGPTESRRLWQHVTEALRQKDIDKATEHKRILEERQRTEERHRAETETAWRTRYFDREGEGWIYHKPLWKNSAFKS; the protein is encoded by the exons ATGCAAGCGGAGACCACGGCGATAAGAGTCCCGGAGAGCGAGGCTGGGAAGCTGGATGTCGTCCCCCAGAACAAGACCCCGAGCTCGGGGAGAGCCAGTGCCAAAAGCTGGCAGTACAG CGACCACATGGAGAATGTTGACGGCTACTTGATGAAATACACCAACCTGGTGACAGGGTGGCAGTACAG GTTCTTTGTGTTAAACAATGAGGCGGGCTTGTTGGAGTACTTTGTCAACGAGCAGTCGCGGCCCCAGAAGCCCCGCGGCATGCTCCCCCTGGCCGGGGCCGTCATCTCCCCCAGCGACGAGGACTCGCACACCTTCACTGTCAACGCCATCAGCGGGGAGCAGTACAAGCTCAGGG cCACTGATGCCAAAGAGCGGCAGCACTGGGTGAGCAGGCTGCAGATCTGCACACAGCACCACACAGAGGCCATGGGGAAG AGTAACCCCCCTCCCAAGTCCCGGAGCTACTCGATGGCGTCTCAGGGCAGCGGCAGCTCACCGATGTCCGCGCGCCGCCCCAGCCAAAACCCAACCTTATTCGGCTGGTCGCAGGTCCACAAGGGCTCGTCGCTCTACTCCAGCAAGAGGTCGCTGCTGCCAGACCACCTGATGGACGCCAGAGAG ATGATGACCCAGGCCCAGGGCCAGCACCGGGACCTGATCCAGAGTATCGAGGGTCTGCCGGCCGCCCCCGGTCTCTCCCCTCTGGACCAGGATCTGCTGATGCTCAAGGCCACGTCGATGGCGACCATGAACTGCCTGAACGAGTGCCTGCACATCCTGCACCTGCAGCAGGTGGCCAGGCAGAGAGGCTCCCTGGGAG GACCCACCATCGAGTGGCTGGAGCCCAAGCTGCCCGACATCCTGAAGAACGGCAGCAGCTCCCTGGGCAGCTTCACCACAGGGGAGGGTCAGCTGGAGGGGAGCCACCTGGAGCTCAGCAGCCCAgactcctgcagcttctctggg GAACAGGAAGACATAGACGCGGAGGATGAGCTGGAGGACGCCTTCACAGACAAGGAGGAGGACCTGGGCGCCGTGGAGGAGGAGCGCAGCGTCATCCTACACCTGCTGTCCCAGCTGAAGCTCGGCATGGACCTCACACGG GTGGTCCTCCCCACCTTCATCCTGGAGAAGCGCTCCCTGCTGGAGATGTACGCCGACTTCATGTCTCACCCCGACCTCTTTATGGCCATCACCGACGGCAGCAGCCCGGAGGACCGCATGGTCCGGTTTGTGGAGTACTACCTCACCTCCTTCCACGAAGGCCGCAAGGGCGCCATCGCCAAGAAGCCCTACAACCCCATCATCGGCGAGACCTTCCACTGCTCCTGGAAGGTTCCCAAGAAACCAGAGGCCGCCAAGGAGCCTTCACAGGGAGGCGCCGAGCCGCCCGCCCCCCAAGACCCTTACCAAGTGCGCTTTGTGGCGGAGCAGGTGTCCCATCATCCCCCTGTGTCCGGCTTTTACGCTGAATGTCAGGAGAGGCGGATGTGTGTGAACACGCACGTGTGGACCAAGAGCAAGTTCATGGGAATGTCCATCGGAGTGTCCATGATAGGTGAAG GTTGTCTGCATTTGCTGGAGCACGACGAGGAGTACACCTTCACGCTGCCCTGTGCTTACGCTCGCTCCATCCTCACCGTTCCCTGGGTGGAACTTGGCGGCAAAGTCAACATCAACTGCGTCAAGTCGGGTTATTCAGCCGTCATCACTTTCCAGACCAAACCCTTTTATGGCGGTAAACTGCACAA AGTCACAGGGGAGGTGAAGCACAACACCACCAACGCGGTGGTGTGTCGTGTGCAGGGCGAGTGGAACGGCATGTTGGAGTTCAGCTACACCAGCGGAGAGACGAGGGTGGTGGACGTCACCAAGCTGCCGGTAACGAGGAAGCTGGTTCGGCCGGTTGAGAAGCAGGGACCGACCGAATCCAG GCGTCTGTGGCAGCACGTGACTGAGGCCCTGCGGCAGAAGGACATCGACAAAGCCACGGAGCACAAGCGGATTCTGGAGGAGCGGCAGCGGACGGAGGAGAGGCACCGCGCTGAGACTGAAACTGCCTGGAGGACCAGATACTTTGACAGAGAG GGCGAAGGCTGGATTTATCACAAACCACTTTGGAAAAACTCTGCGTTCAAATCCTAG